In Leptospira harrisiae, a genomic segment contains:
- a CDS encoding ABC transporter permease, with product MKEILFFEIKENIRSRWVFIYSGLLVLVMMILSFFGDQNGIRLLVSTMNLTLIVIPLFSITFSGMSFLESMPFAEVLLSKSVSRSSLFLGKYFGITISLSLGLLFGLGIPGIFLFSNDPKYLFLFFELLIFGIFLTCIFVAIAFLISSFIRRGEIVLTVSLLVWLYFFIFFDALVFIFSLYLGDYPIEIPSLIVILLNPIDLIRILLILQTSSSALLGFSGAILLKQLGLYGVLGITILFLSLWISIPLLISFKRFQKRNF from the coding sequence ATGAAAGAAATTTTATTTTTCGAAATCAAAGAAAATATACGAAGTCGCTGGGTGTTTATATACTCAGGTTTACTTGTTCTTGTAATGATGATCTTAAGTTTTTTTGGAGATCAAAATGGAATTCGGTTGCTTGTCAGTACAATGAACTTAACACTCATTGTCATTCCTCTATTTTCCATCACATTCTCAGGTATGTCTTTTTTAGAATCAATGCCATTCGCTGAAGTGTTACTTTCCAAGTCAGTCAGCAGAAGTTCACTTTTTTTAGGCAAATATTTTGGAATTACCATCTCTCTCTCCTTAGGTTTGTTATTCGGTCTCGGAATTCCTGGTATATTTCTTTTCTCTAATGATCCCAAATATCTTTTTTTATTTTTTGAGTTACTGATTTTTGGAATCTTCCTAACTTGTATCTTCGTTGCCATCGCATTTTTAATTTCTTCTTTTATCAGAAGAGGTGAAATTGTTTTAACTGTATCCTTATTAGTTTGGTTGTACTTTTTTATTTTCTTTGATGCTTTGGTATTTATCTTTAGTTTGTATTTAGGTGATTATCCAATAGAGATTCCATCTCTCATCGTAATCCTACTCAACCCCATCGACTTAATCAGAATTCTTCTAATTCTACAAACTAGTTCATCGGCTTTACTTGGATTTTCCGGAGCAATCCTATTAAAACAACTTGGTTTGTATGGTGTTTTGGGAATTACCATTTTGTTTTTATCTCTATGGATTAGTATTCCACTTCTCATTTCTTTCAAACGATTCCAAAAAAGAAATTTTTGA
- a CDS encoding ABC transporter ATP-binding protein: protein MIEVKNLTISYGGNSVAVKDVNFRTESGNIVSIIGPNGSGKSSLIKGILGLVQPVAGQILFQNQNGTPNTIGYMPQTPRFPTNIKVAELISFFKKLEPVEEERFQNLLSILELHNHMDKKIGSLSGGTKQKISILQCFSSKKDLYVIDEPTASLDPYISHLLKSLLVEKKEEGSLVIFSTHILKELQELADRFLLLSEGSILIDDSPENFLRKNNKTDLDQALMNFWNEEYKTKP from the coding sequence ATGATAGAAGTAAAAAATCTTACCATCAGTTATGGAGGAAATTCTGTTGCTGTAAAAGATGTAAATTTTCGAACAGAATCTGGTAACATTGTATCCATCATAGGTCCCAATGGCTCAGGAAAAAGTTCTCTAATCAAAGGGATTCTTGGTCTTGTCCAACCAGTGGCTGGACAAATTTTATTCCAAAACCAAAATGGAACACCAAATACCATCGGTTATATGCCTCAAACTCCGCGTTTCCCAACAAATATTAAAGTAGCCGAACTAATTTCCTTTTTTAAAAAACTAGAACCAGTGGAAGAAGAAAGATTTCAAAACCTTTTATCCATTTTAGAGTTACACAATCACATGGACAAAAAAATTGGATCTCTATCTGGTGGAACCAAACAAAAAATTAGTATCCTCCAATGTTTTTCCTCCAAAAAAGATCTCTATGTCATCGACGAACCCACTGCAAGTTTAGATCCATATATTTCGCATTTATTAAAATCTCTTTTGGTAGAAAAGAAAGAAGAAGGTTCTCTTGTTATTTTTTCAACTCATATATTAAAAGAACTACAAGAGTTAGCAGATAGGTTTCTTCTTTTATCAGAAGGATCGATTCTTATTGATGATTCTCCAGAAAATTTCTTAAGAAAAAACAACAAAACCGATTTAGATCAGGCATTGATGAATTTCTGGAATGAGGAATACAAAACAAAACCATGA
- a CDS encoding nitrous oxide reductase family maturation protein NosD: MPLLKLMKILFLSKSKFTHRRTNWNLKLNQTNRLILLGWKYSFSIIFFILISSFPTCSLSSKTISVCTNCTIHTLKNAISMAQNGDTIKIQSGVYKEGFLPITKSISIIGENGVVIDGLKEKHVLGVYANGVRIQNLKVIGSGISDLSEFAGVHTEKVKDCYFENLSLEDNVYGFYLAETTNCTLKNNSSIGNAENEVLGGNGIHLWSSSHNKIIGNKLKKHRDGIYLEFSEHLEIEGNESEENIRYGMHFMFSSHNQFNKNIFKNNSAGVAVMYSKDINMEKNEFLDNWGESSNGILLKDIADSTLSKNRFEGNTIAVFADGITNINFQNNDFIDNGWGIKILGNTDYNKIIDNNFIKNVFDISTNTKSTTNVFSKNYWDHYEGYDLDKDQIGDIPHKTIHFFGYWIAVYPFLMVLYESPVVLFLQGIEKAFPIVTPIEFEDQHPRMKERI, encoded by the coding sequence TTGCCGCTTTTAAAACTCATGAAGATACTATTCCTTTCCAAAAGTAAATTCACTCATCGTAGAACCAATTGGAATCTTAAACTGAATCAAACGAATCGTCTTATCCTTCTCGGATGGAAATACTCTTTCTCAATTATCTTTTTTATACTCATCTCAAGTTTTCCTACATGTTCTTTGTCTTCAAAAACCATTTCTGTTTGTACAAATTGTACGATTCATACTTTAAAAAATGCAATCTCTATGGCCCAAAATGGCGATACAATCAAAATCCAATCAGGAGTTTACAAAGAAGGTTTTTTACCCATTACTAAATCCATTTCCATCATTGGAGAGAACGGTGTGGTGATTGATGGACTCAAAGAAAAGCATGTATTGGGAGTTTATGCCAATGGAGTTCGCATACAAAATTTAAAAGTCATTGGAAGTGGAATCTCGGATTTAAGCGAATTTGCCGGAGTTCATACAGAAAAAGTCAAAGATTGTTATTTTGAAAATTTAAGTTTAGAAGACAATGTTTATGGATTTTATTTAGCCGAAACCACAAACTGCACACTCAAAAACAATTCCTCCATAGGAAATGCAGAAAACGAAGTGTTAGGTGGAAATGGCATCCACCTTTGGTCTTCAAGCCATAACAAAATCATTGGAAACAAATTAAAAAAACACCGGGATGGGATATATTTAGAATTTTCTGAACATTTAGAAATCGAAGGAAATGAATCAGAAGAAAACATTCGTTACGGAATGCATTTTATGTTTTCAAGTCATAACCAATTCAACAAAAACATTTTTAAAAATAATTCCGCAGGTGTTGCGGTGATGTATAGCAAAGACATCAATATGGAGAAAAATGAATTTTTGGATAACTGGGGAGAAAGTTCCAATGGAATTTTATTAAAGGACATTGCCGACAGTACACTATCCAAAAATCGGTTTGAAGGAAATACAATCGCTGTTTTTGCCGATGGAATTACCAATATTAACTTTCAAAACAATGATTTTATCGATAACGGATGGGGGATTAAAATTCTTGGAAATACAGATTATAACAAAATCATTGATAACAATTTTATAAAAAATGTTTTTGATATTAGCACGAACACAAAATCAACTACCAATGTTTTTTCCAAAAATTATTGGGACCACTACGAGGGATATGATTTAGATAAAGATCAAATTGGTGATATACCACACAAAACGATACATTTTTTTGGGTATTGGATTGCTGTGTATCCATTCCTTATGGTACTTTATGAATCACCAGTGGTTCTATTTTTGCAAGGAATCGAAAAAGCATTTCCAATAGTTACACCAATCGAATTTGAAGACCAACATCCAAGGATGAAGGAAAGAATATGA
- a CDS encoding nitrous oxide reductase accessory protein NosL: protein MQFKSLTLICIFLTVALVGCGDVRPEPLTVGEVKCSHCSMSIVDMRFHTQFITYKGKRYHFDAIECMEQFQKQNDLKIKDVWVTNYLDTKEFIPKNEAIIIHSDKIRSPMGAGLAAFKTHEDTIPFQK from the coding sequence ATGCAGTTTAAGAGTTTAACACTAATTTGCATTTTCCTCACAGTCGCACTCGTGGGCTGTGGGGATGTTCGCCCAGAACCATTAACAGTGGGTGAAGTTAAATGTAGTCACTGCTCCATGTCCATTGTAGATATGAGGTTTCATACTCAATTCATTACATACAAAGGTAAAAGATACCATTTCGATGCCATTGAATGTATGGAACAATTTCAGAAACAAAATGATTTGAAAATAAAAGATGTTTGGGTTACTAACTATTTAGATACAAAAGAATTCATTCCTAAAAACGAAGCCATCATCATCCATTCAGACAAAATTCGTTCGCCAATGGGAGCGGGACTTGCCGCTTTTAAAACTCATGAAGATACTATTCCTTTCCAAAAGTAA
- the nosZ gene encoding Sec-dependent nitrous-oxide reductase: MLKKSNLILVTLGIALFAFVPNCKKGAATATLASDAASRVYVAPGEKDEVYAFLSGGFSGQMSVYGIPSARLFKIIPVFSVFPENGYGFDEETKDMLKTTHGYVPWDDSHHIEASMTDGKQDGRWMFLNANNTPRLARIDLKSFETKEILEIPNTAGNHASPFATENTEYLMAATRFSVPIPQASVAIDSFSKGGFKGTVTMVKVDKNTGRLSIELQVLVPGFDYDLSHCGKKKSHDWCFFSSYNSEQAHKMLEVGASKKDKDFILAFNWVRAKECKDQGKAYNFGGEYLNNFKEENKPAVSTKLSGVKMLNPKDCPGMMYYMPTPKSPHGTDVDSTGEYIVGGGKLASVIPVHSFSKMMEVKDKKEHHSTEIEGIPVLKYESTLAGEVQKPCLGPLHTEFDGQGYAYTSCFVSSEVVKWKLGTWEVVQHLPAYYSVGHLSIVGGSSTEPYGKYLIAMNKITKDRYLPVGMELPQSAQLYDISSGKAELLSDFPTVGEPHYSQMIPAKLIMDKTAKLFPLEENKHPYATKNENDARIVRLGSTIHIYMTAIRSHFKPDIIEARTGETLYFHVTNLEQDYDIPHGFAIGGAPNMTNLLIMPGETRTFKWVAPKPGVYPFYCTDFCSALHQEMQQYIRVNP; encoded by the coding sequence ATGTTAAAAAAATCAAATTTAATACTAGTTACACTTGGAATCGCTCTTTTTGCATTCGTTCCGAATTGCAAAAAAGGTGCAGCAACGGCAACTCTAGCTTCCGATGCTGCTTCCAGAGTGTATGTGGCTCCGGGAGAAAAGGACGAAGTGTACGCCTTTTTGTCTGGTGGATTTAGTGGTCAGATGTCCGTTTACGGAATTCCATCTGCAAGACTTTTCAAAATCATTCCCGTATTCTCTGTTTTTCCTGAAAACGGATATGGGTTTGATGAAGAAACTAAAGACATGTTAAAAACAACTCATGGTTATGTGCCTTGGGATGATAGCCATCACATAGAAGCATCTATGACTGATGGTAAACAAGATGGTCGTTGGATGTTCCTTAACGCAAACAACACACCAAGGCTTGCAAGGATTGACCTAAAATCTTTTGAAACAAAAGAGATTTTGGAAATCCCAAACACTGCCGGTAACCATGCTTCCCCATTTGCTACTGAAAACACAGAGTATTTGATGGCTGCAACTCGTTTCTCGGTTCCAATTCCACAAGCAAGTGTAGCAATCGATAGTTTTTCCAAAGGTGGGTTCAAAGGAACTGTCACTATGGTAAAAGTTGATAAAAACACAGGAAGACTTTCCATTGAATTACAAGTTCTTGTTCCAGGTTTTGACTATGACCTATCACATTGTGGCAAAAAGAAATCCCATGACTGGTGTTTCTTCAGTAGTTACAACTCAGAACAAGCTCATAAAATGTTGGAAGTTGGTGCTTCTAAAAAAGATAAAGACTTTATCTTAGCATTCAACTGGGTTCGTGCGAAAGAATGTAAGGACCAAGGTAAAGCTTATAACTTTGGTGGTGAATACCTAAACAATTTCAAAGAGGAAAACAAACCTGCCGTTTCAACAAAGTTAAGCGGTGTGAAGATGTTAAATCCAAAAGATTGTCCGGGTATGATGTATTACATGCCAACACCTAAAAGTCCACACGGAACTGACGTTGACTCTACTGGAGAATACATTGTTGGTGGCGGAAAGTTAGCATCCGTAATTCCAGTTCACTCCTTTAGCAAAATGATGGAAGTAAAAGACAAAAAGGAACACCACTCGACAGAAATCGAAGGAATTCCAGTTCTTAAATATGAATCCACACTTGCTGGTGAAGTTCAAAAGCCATGTCTTGGTCCATTACATACTGAGTTCGACGGTCAAGGGTATGCTTATACTTCTTGTTTCGTAAGTTCAGAAGTTGTAAAATGGAAACTAGGAACTTGGGAAGTGGTGCAACATTTACCTGCTTATTATAGTGTAGGTCACTTATCCATCGTTGGTGGTAGTTCTACTGAACCTTACGGTAAATATCTAATCGCAATGAACAAAATCACTAAAGATAGATATCTTCCAGTGGGTATGGAGTTACCACAAAGTGCGCAGCTCTATGATATCTCTTCTGGTAAAGCTGAGTTGTTGTCTGACTTCCCTACTGTAGGAGAACCACACTATTCACAAATGATTCCAGCAAAGTTAATTATGGATAAAACTGCGAAACTCTTCCCATTAGAAGAAAACAAACATCCATACGCGACTAAAAATGAAAACGATGCAAGGATCGTTAGACTTGGAAGTACAATCCACATCTACATGACTGCGATTCGTTCCCATTTTAAACCGGATATCATTGAAGCAAGAACTGGGGAAACTTTATACTTCCACGTAACCAACTTGGAACAAGATTATGACATTCCTCACGGATTTGCAATCGGTGGAGCACCTAACATGACTAACCTTCTTATCATGCCAGGTGAAACTAGAACTTTCAAATGGGTAGCACCAAAACCTGGTGTGTATCCTTTCTATTGCACTGATTTCTGTTCTGCACTCCACCAAGAGATGCAACAGTACATCCGAGTAAATCCATAA